GGCCCTGCACGACGGGGGAGAGGCGACCGTACGCCGCCGGATGCCGGCCGACCCGGGCCCGCTCAGCATCGTGGCCCGCTCCTCGGTCGAGGACTTCGAGCTGACGCCGCGCGAGGCCGAGATCCTGGCCCTGGTGACCCAGGGCCTGACGAACTCGGAGATCGGCGCGCAGCTCTACCTGAGCATCAACTCGGTCAAGACCTACATCCGTGCCGCCTACCGCAAGATCGAGGTGACGCGTCGCGCCCAGGCCGTGGCCTGGGGCATGGAGCACGGTCTCGCGCCGCTCAGCGAGCACGAGCTCGTCCCGGGCTGAGGTGCCGTCGGCCACCACCGAGTCGGGTGCGTCACACCGGTCGGAGAAAATCGGGAACTGCGCCCGATGGGTCCCGAGCCTTGTTAGCCTCTGCCACGAACGTCCGAGGACTCACTCCTCGACCGGGTGAAGCATCACCAGCGCCGGGTGATTCGGTACGTGAGCCCGCAGCCCTCGAGGCAGCGGCCCAGGCGATGGGGCCCCGACCCTAACGGGGCCCCATCGTGCTGGTCAGCCGCGTCGCGGCCCAGCAGTCGGTGCCTGCACAGGACCTTTCCCCGCGGGGAGCGTCCTAATCCTCCAGTGGTGCACGCGCGGTGCTCTCGCTGCCGACATGGGCAAGGACGTGGGCCGGATGGTCACCGGCATCGAGCGATCGGTGGGCCCCGTGGGACTCGAACCCACAACCAAGAGATTAAAAGTCTCCTGCTCTGCCAATTGAGCTAGAGGCCCGGGGGTTCCACCCTCTGATCGACAGAACCCTCGACGGGATCGAACCTCCGACCGGGAGCCTACTGGCCCCAGCGCGGTGGTCTCAGGAGGGCCCTCGTGAGGTCCACGGCCTGCGCCATCGAGGCCCGTTGGGGGTGCAGGCTGCGGCTGCTTCGACTCAGCCTCCACACTTCTCGCACCTGCGGATCAGTGGTCGTCGAGTCGGACGAGACCGGTCAACCACTCCTTGCGCTCGAAGAGTGCCAAGCGGGCTCCGGTCGAACTGGCACTCTCGACCGACGCGCCCGCGCATCACGGTCCCTACGCTCGTGGCGAGCCAAGGAGGCCACCATGCCCAGGATCGAGCCGCTGCGTCGCGAGGACCTTCCCCAGCACGCCCGCACCTTCGCCGCCGTCGAGCAGGCGCTCGGCGTGCTGCCCAACAGCACCCTGACGATGGCTCGGTGGCCGGAGCTCATGGAGGCCTTCGCGAGCCTGAACGCCGTGATCATGGGCAGCGGGCGGGTCAGTCCCGTGCTCAAGCAGATGGTCGCCAGCATGGTGTCCTCGGCTGCGGGGTGCAGCTACTGCCAGGCCCACACCTCGCACGTGGCCGAGAAGCGCGGGGCCGACGAGGAGAAGCTCGCGCACCTGTGGGAGTTCGAGACCAGTGAGCACTTCAGCGCGGCCGAGCGGGCGGCGCTGCGGGTGGCGCACGGTGCCGGCTGCGTCCCGAACGCGGTCACGGACGAGGACATGGCCGCGCTGCGGCAGCACTTCAGCGACGACGAGGTCGTGGAGCTGGTCGCCGTGATGGCGAACTTCGGCTTCCTCAACCGGTGGAACGACACCATGTCCACCGAGCTCGAGCGCTCGCCGCTGCTGTGGGCGCGCGAGAAGCTCAGCGGCGCCGGCTGGGAGGCTGGCGCCCACGCACCGGCCGAGGACGACCTGACGCCCTGACGGCGCCCGGACCCTCCCGAGCGCGCGTGTGGTCTGATCGGACCCCTGGCCGGCGGTCGTCGCCGTGTCGCCCCACACCCGGAGGAGCCACAGACATGAGCGACCCCCTGCTCGTCGAGCGCGACGGCCACGTCGAGACCTGGACCATCAACCTCCCGGAGACCCGCAACGCGATCTCCGGTCCGGACGTGGTCGAGGCCTTCATGACCCACACCGCGCGCGTGGACCGCGACGACGACGTGCGCTGCATCATCCTCACCGGTGCCGGCTCTGCCTTCTCCGCCGGTGGCAACGTGCACGAGATGGCCGAGCGGCGCGGGATGTTCTCGGGTGCGCCGTACGAGCAGCGCAACGGCTACCGCCACGGCATCCAGCAGATCCCGCTGGCGCTGCGGCGCTGCGAGGTGCCGATGATCGCGGCCGTCAACGGTCCCGCGGTCGGGGCCGGCTGCGACCTGGCGATGATGTGCGACCTGCGCATCGCCTCGGAGAAGGCGTTCTTCGCCGAGTCCTTCGTGCAGCTGGGGATCATCCCCGGCGACGGCGGCGCCTGGTTCCTGACCCGCGCGATCGGGCCGGCCCGGGCCGCGGAGATGGCGCTCACCGGTGACCGGGTCGACGCCGCGACCGCGCTGGAGTGGGGCATGGTCTCGCGGGTCACCACGCCCGAGGACCTGATGGACGCCGCGCGCGAGCTCGCGCAGCGGGTCGCCAAGAACCCCACGCACGCCACCCGGATGGCCAAGAAGCTGCTCCAGGAGTCCCAGCAGCGCGACCTCGAGGGCGTCCTCGAGCTGAGCGCGGCGATGCAGGCGATCGCGCACCACACCCAGGCCCACACCGACGCGGTGCAGGCATTCGTGGAGCGCACCCGGCGCTGAGGCTGCGGGTCGCGCGACACGGAGGCCTCCAGCGCTCATGATGAGCGGGTGACGTCCTCATCTCCCCGCCGTGCGGTCGCCTTCGTGGCCGCTCTTGCGGTCTCGGTGCCCCTGCTCGCCTCGCTGGCCGTCGCGCCGGCCGTCTCCGTGGCCCCACCGCTGGCCCCACTGCTGGCACCGCCAGGGGTCGGCGCCGCGGCCTCGGCGCCTCGAGCGGACCTGCCGCGGATCCGCTGGCGGGACTGCGGCCGTCGGATCGACTGCGGTCGGGTCGACGCGCCGCTGGACTACGACAAGCCGGACGGTGCCACCGTCGGGCTGAACCTGCTGCGGGTCCGGGCGCGCAAGCAGGCCCGCCGCGTCGGCGCGATCTTCGTCAACCCCGGCGGACCCGGCGGGGCCGCGGCCGACTTCGCGCCGTACGCCGCCTCGCAGATGTTCGACCGCAAGATCCGCAACCGCTTCGACGTCATCGGGATCGACCCGCGCGGGGTCGGCGGCAGCCAGGGGCTGTACTGCCGCGGGCGCAGCACCGCCTCGTACCCGGCGTTCGCCTTCCCGGACACCCGCCACCAGATCCGGGTGTGGCGGGCCTTCGACGCGGCCGAGCATCGCCTGTGCGCCGGGAAGCGGATCGTCGACCACATGAGCACCGCCGACACCGCTCGCGACATGGACCTGGTGCGCCGGATCCTGGGCGACGAGCAGGCGAGCTTCTACGGCGCGTCGTACGGCTCGGTGCTGGGCGCGACCTGGGCGTCGATGTTCCCCGACACCGTCCGCGCCGCCGTGGTCGACGGCGTGCTCGACCCGGTCGCGTGGACCACCGGGCGCGACCTCGCCGACGGCACCCCCGGCTCCAGCCTGCCGAGCAGCGGCCGGCTGGGCAGCGAGGTCGGCGCCCGCGAGGGCCTGGCCGCCGGGCTGGCCGAGTGCGACGCGGCCGGTCGACAGGACTGCAGGCTGGCCGGCGACGCGCTCGCCCGGTGGGACGCCGTCGCGGCGCGGCTGCGCTCCGACAAGCAGGCAGCTCGCGCGATCGGGTTCTCCTACTCCGACTTCGTGGGCACGACCCTGGGGCTGCTGTACGGCGGCGACCTCGACCTCATCGCCAGGATCACCTTCCGCGCGGAGAAGCAGCTGGCGCGCACCGCCGGGCGCCCGGCGACCGGCGAGCCCGCCCAGGGCGACGGTTCGCTGCGCCGGCTCGTGCGGGAGGCCCGCCAGGACCTGGCCGACTCCCCGTTCCCCGGCCCGTACGCCGCCAGCGGTGCCGCCCGCCGTCCGGCGAAGCGGCTCTACGTCGACGGCAGCTTCCACGGGGTGCTGTGCACCGACGGGCTCAACCCCACGGACCCGCAGGCCTGGGTCGAGAACGCCGAGCGCACCCGCGCCGCGGGCGGCGCCGACTTCGGTCCGCTGTGGAGCTGGGCCTCCTCGGCCTGCGCGGGGTGGCCGGGCTCGGCCGCGGACGCCTACCGGGGTCCGTTCGAGATGCCCGACGCGCAGCGCCTGCTGCTGGTCAGCAACCGCTACGACCCGGCCACCCCGCTGTCCGGGGCCCTGGCGCTGCAGCGGCTGATGCCGGGCTCGCGCCTGGTGGTCACCCAGGACACCGGTCACGTCGCCACCGGCACCAACAAGTGCGCCACGGCCGCGGTGCGCGACTTCCTGCGGACCGCCCAGGCGCCGGCCGAGGACGTCGCGTGCGGGCGTTCGCGGTCGCCGTTCTGACGTCCAGGCTCCCGCTATGAGCAGCCCGACGTCGCGCTGTGGGGGACTTTCCACAACCCGACCTCCGCGATTGCTTGCTTGCGGGGGTATCCGGGGTAGTGTGGCGCTCAGCAACAAGATGCAAGTTCCAGCAGGTAGACGCCAGCGGAGTTTGTGATCCATCGGCGTTTCAGCTTGCACGGGTCCTGCCAAGGTCAAAGCAAGTCGGAGCGACGTTTCACCGCATCATGTTGTCGGGCTGTCGATCAGACGGTCCTCGCTTTGACTAAGGAGTACCAAGCACATGGCACAGGGCACCGTTAAGTGGTTCAACGCCGAGAAGGGTTTCGGCTTCATTGCGCAGGAGGACGGCGGCGACGACGTCTTCGTGCACTACTCGGCGATCCAGACCCAGGGCTACAAGTCCCTGGACGAGAACCAGAAGGTCGAGTTCGACGTCACGCAGGGCCCCAAGGGCCCGCAGGCTGAGAACGTTCGCGCCGTCTGATCAGGACGTCACCGACCTTGCGTCGGTAGCACCACAGCGAGGCCCCACCCGGCAACGGGTGGGGCCTCGTTCTGCGTGGGGGAGTGCTGGACCGCTTCCTGAGTTTTGATGGAGAATCTGCCCAGTCGGGTTTGATCCGCCGCGACGTCGGGCACTCTTGTGCCGGTGGACATCAATGAGCTGAGCGGGGGAAGAGTGCACGATCAGTTCGACGTGTCGCTCGAGGACTCCGACCTGCTCGGAGAGGTCGAGCTCACGACCAATCTCATCATCGCCGCCTCGGAGTCCGAGGAGCACCTGAGCGAGATCGAGATCGACGAGATCCTCGGCGTCCCGGAGCCCCGCGACGCCATCTGAGGCACGCCCGCCCCGGTCGGGTGCGGGCGTACCGGCATGCCCTTGCGCATATACGGTAGGGGGGTACCCTATGGAACATGGCCGATCACCAGCACGGGTACCTGCACCGCAAGGACGACTACCTCGCACGGCTGCGCCGCATCGAGGGCCAGGCCCGCGGGCTGCAGCGGATGGTCGAGGAGGAGCAGTACTGCATCGACATCCTCACCCAGGTCTCGGCCATGACCAAGGCCCTCCAGTCGGTCTCGCTCGGTCTCCTCGACGAGCACATGCACCACTGCGTCGCCGACGCCGCCCGCCAGGGTGAGGACGAGGGGCGCGCCAAGATCGACGAGGCCGTCGCCGCCATCACCCGACTCGTGAAGTCCTGAAGGAGCACCCATGAGCACCCACACCAGCACCTGGACCGTCACCGGCATGACCTGCGGCCACTGCGTCGCCTCCGTCACCGAGGAGCTGAGCGAGGTCGCGGGCGTCGAGTCCGTCGACGTCACCCTGGAGACCGGCGCGGTCGTCGTGACCAGCACCGGGCCGCTCGAGCGGGCCACCGTCGAGCAGGCCGTCAGCGAAGCCGGCTACACGCTCCAGTCATGACCACGACCCCCGCTCCCACCCAGCACCCGACGGACCGGCAGGGCGACGTCGAGCTCGCCATCACCGGCATGACCTGCGCCTCGTGCGCGAACCGGATCGAGCGCAAGCTCAACAAGCTCGACGGGGTCGACGCCACGGTCAACTACGCCACCGAGAAGGCGCACGTCGTCTTCACGAGCGCCATCAGCACCGACCTGCTGCTCGACACCGTCGCCAAGGCCGGGTACGCCGCCACCGTGCCGGACCCCGCCGCCGACCACGACGAGGCCGCCGCCCACGCCGAGCTCGACGCGCTGCGGCGCCGACTGGTCGTCTCCGCGATGCTGGCGGTGCCGGTGATCGCGCTGGCGATGGTGCCGCCCTGGCAGTTCGACCGCTGGGCGTGGGTCTCGCTGGTGCTGGCCACCCCCGTGGTGGTGTGGGGTGCCTGGCCCTTCCACCGCGCCGCGGCCATCAACCTGCGCCACGGCACCACGACCATGGACACCCTGGTCTCGGTCGGGGTGAGCGCGGCCTACCTGTGGTCGGTCGTGGCGCTCGTGTTCGGCGAGGCGGGCATGCCGGGCATGACGCACGAGTTCTCGCTGGCCCTCCAGCGCGGCGACGGGCTCAGTGACGTCTACCTCGAGGTGGCCGCCGGCGTGACGACCTTCCTGCTCGCGGGACGCTGGTTCGAGAAGCGCTCCAAGCGGCGCGCCGGCGCCGCGCTCGAGGCGCTGCTGACCATGGGCGCCAAGGAGGTCGCGGTGCTGCGCGACGGCGTCGAGACGCCGGTGCCCGCCGAGCAGCTGCGCGTCGACGACGTCTTCGTGGTGCGACCCGGCGAGAAGGTCGCCACCGACGGCGAGGTCGTCGAGGGCGCCTCCGCGGTCGACGTGTCGATGCTGACCGGCGAGCCGGTGCCGGTCGACGTCGGGCCGGGCGACACCGTCACCGGAGCCACCGTCAACACCAGCGGGCGCCTGGTCGTGCGCGCCACCCGGGTCGGCGCCGACACCCAGCTGGCCCAGATGGCCCGGCTGGTCGAGCAGGCCCAGCAGGGCAAGGCGCAGGTCCAGCGCCTGGCCGACCGGGTCTCCGGGATCTTCGTGCCGGTGGTCATCGTGCTCTCGCTGCTGACCCTGGCCGGGTGGCTGCTCAGCGGCGCCACCACCACGACCGCCTTCGCGGCCGCCGTCGCGGTGCTGATCATCGCCTGTCCCTGCGCGCTGGGCCTGGCCACGCCGACCGCCCTCATGGTCGGCACCGGCCGCGGCGCGCAGCTGGGCATCCTGATCCGTGGGCCCGAGATCCTCGAGTCCACCCGCCGCGTCGACACGATCGTGCTCGACAAGACCGGCACCGTCACCACCGGGCGGATGAGCCTGGTCGACGTCGTCGCGCACGGCGCCACCGACGACGAGGTGCGCCGCGTCGCCGCCGCGCTGGAGCACGGCTCGGAGCACCCCATCGCCCGGGCCGTGGCCGAGGCCGCCCCGCGCGCCGAGCACCCCGAGGTGAGCGGCTTCGCCAACCGCGAGGGCCTCGGCGTGGTCGGCGACGTCGCCGGGCGTCGTACGCTCGTGGGCCGCCCGGCACTGCTCGAGGCCGAGGGGCTGGTCGTGCCGACCGAGCTCGCCGAGGCGCTCGACGCGGCGCAGGCCCAGGGCCGCACCCCGGTGCTCGTCGGCTGGGACGGCGCCGCCCGCGGCGTGCTCGTCGTCTCCGACACCGTCAAGCCCACCTCCGCGGCGGCCGTGGCCCGGCTGCGCGAGCTCGGCCTCGAGCCGGTGCTGCTGACCGGCGACCACGAGCGCGCAGCGCGGGCGGTGGCGGCCGAGGTCGGCATCACCACCGTCGTCGCCGACGTGCTGCCCGCGGGCAAGGTCGACGAGGTCCGCCGCCTCCAGGAGTCGGGCCGGGTCGTGGCGATGGTCGGTGACGGGGTCAACGACGCCCCCGCGCTGGCCCAGGCCGACCTCGGCATCGCGATGGGCACCGGCACCGACGTCGCCATCGAGGCCGCCGACCTGACCCTGGTCAGCGGTGACCTGCGGGTCGCCGGCGACGCGGTCGCGCTGTCGCGGCGCACGTTGAGCACCATCCGCGGCAACCTGTTCTGGGCGTTCGCCTACAACGTCGCCGCGCTGCCCCTGGCCGCGCTCGGGCTGCTCAGCCCGATGATCGCCGGCCTGGCGATGGCGCTGTCGTCGGTGTTCGTGGTCTCCAACAGCCTGCGGCTGCGCCGCTTCCGCTCCTCGATCGCCTGAGGCCGCGCCGCCGGTGTACCGAGCGGTGAGCTGGCAACCGGATCCCGCCTCCGGATGGTTGCTGGCTCACCGCCGCCGCGCTGCCGCTCCGCCGGGCGGTGAGCTGGCAACGGGAACCGGTCTGCGGATGGTTGCTGGCTCACCGCTCCGCTCTGGCCCGCGCGGGCGAGCGGGGGTCAGCAGGTCGCGAGCAGCACCGGCCCCGAGGACAGGTCGCTGACCACGTAGGCGCCGTCGACCGGGGCCAGGTCGAGGGTGACGGTGCGCTGGTCGGCGCTGACCTCGTCGACGGTGAACCGGTCGGAGAAGTCGCCGCCCTGTCCCGGCGCCGGGCCGGCGGCCAGCGTCGCGCGGGTGTCGGCGTTGGTGCGGGCCTGCTCCTCGGACTCGAAGCCCAGGCCGACCCGCAGGTCCAGCGGGGCGTCACGGCCGGCGTCGTCCGCGGCCGGGAGCAGGGCGAGCACGAACCCGGTCACCGGGTTGACCGACCCGGCCTGGGCCAGGAGCTCGTCGGCGGCGGCCTGGTCCGAGGCGCCGGCCTGCCCCATCGACAGGGCGCCGCACGCCTGCTCGCCGGTCATCAGCACCGCGCTCAGCGGCTGGGTCGGCAGGGTGTCGAGCACGTCGGTGACGCCGGCGGCCGTGGGCTCGTGCTCCTCGGCGGCCTCCTCCAGAGCCTGCTCGAGGTAGCGCTGGGTGTCGCTGGTGAGCACCAGCGAGCGCTCCTCGTCGAAGGCGATGAACTGCAGCGTCGGGGTGCCGGTCAGCCCGCTGCCGGCGTTGAGCCGCGCGAGGACCTCCTCGCCGCCCTCCCAGACACCGTCGGGGGAGTCAGGGCGGGTGTAGCCGACGGCCTCGAGGCGATCACCGAGGGCGTCGGTGTCCGCGTCCTCGCCGAGCCCGACGAGCTCGAGGGCCCCGAGGTCCGACTGGGCCAGCAGCTCCCACTCGATGTCGAGCGGCGACCAGCCGAGCGCCTGCTCCAGCAGGGGCGCCGACTCCACCAGCCCCGAGGTCGACGTCAGGTCGGCGTCGAAGCCCGCGTCGACGAGGCGGCGCACGGCGTCGGGGCCGGAGCCCTCCACCCCGAGCCGCTCGCGCACGCCGGCCCAATCGGTCCAGGTCCAGCGCTGGGTGTCGGCGGGGGCCAGCGCGACGGCCCGCTCCAGGTCGGTGTCGGGCCCGCGCCACCAGCGGGCGGCGCCGGCCAGCACCGCGATCACCAGCAGCGTCAGGGCCACCACGACGACGGCGACGACCAGGGGACGGACCCGCCGCTGGGGGCTGCTGCTCGGCTCGGCCACAGGGGTGGTGCTCCTCGTCGGGTCGTCGGTGGTGTGAGACTACGGGCATGGCAGCCGCCCCGAGCCTGACCCGTGACGTCCATGCTGCGGGGGCCGTGGTCTTCCGGCCCGGCCGTGAGGTGCTGCTGGTGCACCGCGAACGCTACGACGACTGGTCCTTCCCCAAGGGCAAGGTCGACCCGGGCGAGCACCCGGTCGCCACCGCCGTGCGCGAGGTCGAGGAGGAGACCGGCCTGAGGGTGAGCCTGGGTCGCCCGCTGCCGTCCCACCGCTACCCGAACGCCAGGGCGATGAAGACCGTCCACTACTGGACCGGTCGCGTGGTCGGTGCCGACGACGTGAGCGGCTTCGAGCCCAACGCCGAGATCTCCGACGTGCGGTGGGTGCCGGTCGACGAGGCCGCCGCGCTGCTCAGCTACGAGCGCGACCAGGCGCTGCTGCAGACCGCACGAGCCAGCCGCAGGCGCACCCAGGCCCTCGTCGTCCAGCGCCACAGCCGCGCCTGCGCCCGCTCGGAGTGGACCGACGACGACCGGCTGCGCCCGCTGGAGAGGCCCGGGCTCCTCCAGGCCGAGGCCCTGGGCCCGCTGCTGGCGGCCTACGACGTGCGCCGGCTGGTGACCTCCCCGGCCACCCGGTGCCGCGAGACCCTGGCGCCGTACGCCGCCACGGCCGGGGTCGACCTCGAGCCCCTCGAGGAGCTCACCGAGGAGGCCGCCACCGGGCGGGGCGGCCCGGCCGCGGTGGCTGCCGCGGTCACGGGCCTGGTCGACGACCTGCACGCCGGTCGTCGCGGGATCGTGCTGTGCACGCACCGGCCGGTGCTGCCGATGGTCTTCGAGGCGCTCGGCGTCGACGACCCCGGGCTGGCGCCGGGCGAGATGGTCGTGGTGCACCTGCGCCGGGGGCGCGTGCTGGCGACCGAGCAGCACCTGCCCCACTGACCTGTCCCGACCGCCTGGGCCCACGACGAGGAGGCGTGACGTGGACCACAACTCGTCGCCGAACCGGTGTTGCGGGTTCACCGCCTGTTCACCATCGCCCGCTGGTCCGGTCACCTGGACTGCTTAGCGTCCCTCCTGTCCTTAGAACATGAGACTTCAGGAGAAGATGAAGTGACGAGCACTTCTATCCGCCGGGCAATCGTGCCCGGTATCGCCGCCCTGGCCCTCGCCCTGTCGGCCTGTGGGGCCGCCAACGAGCAGAGCGGAGCCGCCGACGCAGGCGGCGAGCTGTCCGGCACCCTCGCCGGCGGCGGTGCCTCGACCCAGCAGGCCGCCATGGGCGCCTGGGCGGTCGGCTTCCAGGGCACCCACCCCGACGTGACCATCGAGTACGACCCCATCGGCTCGGGCGGTGGCCGCGAGAACTTCATCAGCGGCGCCTTCCCGTACGCCGGCTCCGACGCCTACCTCAGCGACAACGAGGGCGAGCTGTCCGCGGCGACCGAGCGCTGCAGCGGCGACGTACCGATCCAGGTGCCGAGCTACATCAGCCCGATCGCGGTGGCCTACAACCTGCCGGGCGTCGACGAGCTGCACCTCTCGCCGCAGGCGCTGGCCGGGATCATGGCCGGCACGATCACCGAGTGGGACGACCAGGCGATCGCCGCGGACAACGAGGGCGTCGACCTGCCGGCCGAGCGCATCAACGCCGTGCACCGCTCGGACGAGTCGGGCACCACCGAGAACTTCACCGACTACCTCACCACCGTCGCCCCCGACGAGTGGGACGCCGGCGTCGTGGAGACCTGGCCCACCGAGTACGGCGGCGAGGGCGCCAAGGGCACCTCCGGTGTCGTGCAGACGGTGGCGAACTCCGAGTTCTCGGTCGGGTACGCCGACGCCAGCCAGACCGCCGACCTGGGCAAGGCCCTGATCGGGGTCGGCGACGACTTCGTCGAGCCGTCCGCCGAGGCCGCTGCCAAGATCCTCGAGGCCTCGCCCGAGGCCGAGAACGCCAGCGACACCGCGGTGATCTACGACCTCGACTTCGCCACCGAGGAGGCCGGCACCTACCCGATCGTGCTGACGTCCTACCTGATGGCCTGCCAGACCTACGACGACGCCGCCGACGGCGAGCTCGTCAAGGCCTTCATGGAGTACGTCGTCTCCGACGAGGGCCAGGACCAGGCTGCGGCGGAGGCCGGCTCGGCGCCGCTGTCGGACACGATCCAGGAGCAGGCGCTCGCGATCATCGAGAGCATCGGCTGAGCTTCGTGACCGAGGCTTGCACCACGACGTGGTGACGCGGGGCCCGGGACCGTCCACCATGGTCCCGGGCCCCGTGCCCACGCCCGGCACGATCCCCGCACCAGACCAGGAGACCCACCCGTGGCGATGACCACAGAGCCCCGCGCCGACGCGGCGGCGACGCCGCTCGACCAGTCGACCGGTCGTGTCGGCGACGCCGTGTTCGCCGGCCTGGCCCGCGGTTCCGGGCTGCTGATCATGATGGCCCTGGCCGGGGTGGCGATCTTCCTGGTCGTCCAGGGCTCCGGGGCCCTGGGCAGCACCGGCGACGCCGTCTACGGCAAGGACAGCATCTGGGCCTACGTCTGGCCGCTGCTCTTCGGCACCCTGCTGGCCTCGGTGATCGCGATGGTCATCGCCGCGCCGCTGGCGATCGGGGTGGCGCTGATCATCTCCCACTACGCGCCGCGACCGATCGCGAAGACGCTGGGCTGGCTCATCGACCTGCTCGCCGCCATCCCCTCGATCGTCTACGGCCTGTGGGGCATCAACTTCG
This Nocardioides dokdonensis FR1436 DNA region includes the following protein-coding sequences:
- a CDS encoding carboxymuconolactone decarboxylase family protein, with protein sequence MPRIEPLRREDLPQHARTFAAVEQALGVLPNSTLTMARWPELMEAFASLNAVIMGSGRVSPVLKQMVASMVSSAAGCSYCQAHTSHVAEKRGADEEKLAHLWEFETSEHFSAAERAALRVAHGAGCVPNAVTDEDMAALRQHFSDDEVVELVAVMANFGFLNRWNDTMSTELERSPLLWAREKLSGAGWEAGAHAPAEDDLTP
- a CDS encoding crotonase/enoyl-CoA hydratase family protein, with the translated sequence MSDPLLVERDGHVETWTINLPETRNAISGPDVVEAFMTHTARVDRDDDVRCIILTGAGSAFSAGGNVHEMAERRGMFSGAPYEQRNGYRHGIQQIPLALRRCEVPMIAAVNGPAVGAGCDLAMMCDLRIASEKAFFAESFVQLGIIPGDGGAWFLTRAIGPARAAEMALTGDRVDAATALEWGMVSRVTTPEDLMDAARELAQRVAKNPTHATRMAKKLLQESQQRDLEGVLELSAAMQAIAHHTQAHTDAVQAFVERTRR
- a CDS encoding alpha/beta hydrolase, with translation MTSSSPRRAVAFVAALAVSVPLLASLAVAPAVSVAPPLAPLLAPPGVGAAASAPRADLPRIRWRDCGRRIDCGRVDAPLDYDKPDGATVGLNLLRVRARKQARRVGAIFVNPGGPGGAAADFAPYAASQMFDRKIRNRFDVIGIDPRGVGGSQGLYCRGRSTASYPAFAFPDTRHQIRVWRAFDAAEHRLCAGKRIVDHMSTADTARDMDLVRRILGDEQASFYGASYGSVLGATWASMFPDTVRAAVVDGVLDPVAWTTGRDLADGTPGSSLPSSGRLGSEVGAREGLAAGLAECDAAGRQDCRLAGDALARWDAVAARLRSDKQAARAIGFSYSDFVGTTLGLLYGGDLDLIARITFRAEKQLARTAGRPATGEPAQGDGSLRRLVREARQDLADSPFPGPYAASGAARRPAKRLYVDGSFHGVLCTDGLNPTDPQAWVENAERTRAAGGADFGPLWSWASSACAGWPGSAADAYRGPFEMPDAQRLLLVSNRYDPATPLSGALALQRLMPGSRLVVTQDTGHVATGTNKCATAAVRDFLRTAQAPAEDVACGRSRSPF
- a CDS encoding cold-shock protein; amino-acid sequence: MAQGTVKWFNAEKGFGFIAQEDGGDDVFVHYSAIQTQGYKSLDENQKVEFDVTQGPKGPQAENVRAV
- a CDS encoding metal-sensitive transcriptional regulator encodes the protein MADHQHGYLHRKDDYLARLRRIEGQARGLQRMVEEEQYCIDILTQVSAMTKALQSVSLGLLDEHMHHCVADAARQGEDEGRAKIDEAVAAITRLVKS
- a CDS encoding heavy-metal-associated domain-containing protein, yielding MSTHTSTWTVTGMTCGHCVASVTEELSEVAGVESVDVTLETGAVVVTSTGPLERATVEQAVSEAGYTLQS
- a CDS encoding heavy metal translocating P-type ATPase yields the protein MTTTPAPTQHPTDRQGDVELAITGMTCASCANRIERKLNKLDGVDATVNYATEKAHVVFTSAISTDLLLDTVAKAGYAATVPDPAADHDEAAAHAELDALRRRLVVSAMLAVPVIALAMVPPWQFDRWAWVSLVLATPVVVWGAWPFHRAAAINLRHGTTTMDTLVSVGVSAAYLWSVVALVFGEAGMPGMTHEFSLALQRGDGLSDVYLEVAAGVTTFLLAGRWFEKRSKRRAGAALEALLTMGAKEVAVLRDGVETPVPAEQLRVDDVFVVRPGEKVATDGEVVEGASAVDVSMLTGEPVPVDVGPGDTVTGATVNTSGRLVVRATRVGADTQLAQMARLVEQAQQGKAQVQRLADRVSGIFVPVVIVLSLLTLAGWLLSGATTTTAFAAAVAVLIIACPCALGLATPTALMVGTGRGAQLGILIRGPEILESTRRVDTIVLDKTGTVTTGRMSLVDVVAHGATDDEVRRVAAALEHGSEHPIARAVAEAAPRAEHPEVSGFANREGLGVVGDVAGRRTLVGRPALLEAEGLVVPTELAEALDAAQAQGRTPVLVGWDGAARGVLVVSDTVKPTSAAAVARLRELGLEPVLLTGDHERAARAVAAEVGITTVVADVLPAGKVDEVRRLQESGRVVAMVGDGVNDAPALAQADLGIAMGTGTDVAIEAADLTLVSGDLRVAGDAVALSRRTLSTIRGNLFWAFAYNVAALPLAALGLLSPMIAGLAMALSSVFVVSNSLRLRRFRSSIA
- a CDS encoding NUDIX hydrolase translates to MAAAPSLTRDVHAAGAVVFRPGREVLLVHRERYDDWSFPKGKVDPGEHPVATAVREVEEETGLRVSLGRPLPSHRYPNARAMKTVHYWTGRVVGADDVSGFEPNAEISDVRWVPVDEAAALLSYERDQALLQTARASRRRTQALVVQRHSRACARSEWTDDDRLRPLERPGLLQAEALGPLLAAYDVRRLVTSPATRCRETLAPYAATAGVDLEPLEELTEEAATGRGGPAAVAAAVTGLVDDLHAGRRGIVLCTHRPVLPMVFEALGVDDPGLAPGEMVVVHLRRGRVLATEQHLPH
- the pstS gene encoding phosphate ABC transporter substrate-binding protein PstS: MTSTSIRRAIVPGIAALALALSACGAANEQSGAADAGGELSGTLAGGGASTQQAAMGAWAVGFQGTHPDVTIEYDPIGSGGGRENFISGAFPYAGSDAYLSDNEGELSAATERCSGDVPIQVPSYISPIAVAYNLPGVDELHLSPQALAGIMAGTITEWDDQAIAADNEGVDLPAERINAVHRSDESGTTENFTDYLTTVAPDEWDAGVVETWPTEYGGEGAKGTSGVVQTVANSEFSVGYADASQTADLGKALIGVGDDFVEPSAEAAAKILEASPEAENASDTAVIYDLDFATEEAGTYPIVLTSYLMACQTYDDAADGELVKAFMEYVVSDEGQDQAAAEAGSAPLSDTIQEQALAIIESIG